The following are from one region of the Maribacter aquivivus genome:
- a CDS encoding DUF6146 family protein, whose protein sequence is MKTKYTSFIIMLIVSTISLLLLNCGASKESLAISNTEEQAFKQVQGDTITISSDKTEYEIIIIEPGFNTWLSSIAKPEGYYSRNFLENRNYIMVVEWNNRVMQPSRFDPNLYELSIDYSNQIDYGYEVNYKLYNYFIYFQRKYNQRLGPFVPRI, encoded by the coding sequence ATACACCTCTTTTATTATCATGCTGATTGTAAGCACCATCTCTTTACTTCTATTAAACTGCGGAGCATCAAAAGAATCATTAGCTATTTCGAATACCGAAGAACAGGCTTTTAAACAAGTACAAGGCGATACCATTACTATTTCTAGTGACAAGACAGAATACGAAATAATAATTATTGAGCCTGGTTTCAATACATGGCTAAGTTCAATTGCCAAACCAGAGGGTTATTATTCCCGAAATTTCCTTGAAAATAGAAATTACATCATGGTTGTAGAATGGAACAACAGGGTTATGCAGCCATCTCGGTTTGACCCCAATTTATATGAACTAAGCATAGATTACTCAAATCAAATAGATTATGGGTATGAAGTTAATTACAAACTTTATAATTACTTCATCTATTTTCAAAGAAAATATAATCAACGTTTGGGTCCTT